GATCGGGTACCGGCTGGAAGACGTCCCAATGCTCGACGATCTTGCCATCCGCAAAACGGAAAAGCTCGACCACCGAAGCGCCGCGGTCGTCGCGCGACAATTTGCCTCGATAGTGCACCGCGGCCAGATCGCCGTCGACGAGGACGCGCTGGACGGCGAAGGACGCGTCCGGGTTCGCGAACAGCGCTTTCAACGCTGCGATCGTGGCATCTCGCCCCTGCCCCAGCCGCTGGTTGTGCTGGATCATGGTCTTGGTGGCGAAACGGGTATAGGCCCGGTCCGGCTGTTTCTTGTTGAAAAGCAGATCGAGGAAGGCGGCAAAGCGTTGACGGTTGCGCGACGCGGTCCCGGGTTCGGGCCGCGCGGCCGGCCGGGTTGGGGCACCCATCGGATTGCTTCCTGCCGCGATCGGCTGCAGCACATCCCAATGCTCGACGATCCGGCCCTTCTGCAGCCGATAGATGTCGGCCACGGCGGCACCGGGCGTGGCCGGATCACCCTGCCCGAACAGATGGACGAGCGCGAGATCGCCATCGACAAGCAGATGCCGCACCTCGAAACGCGATCCGGCACGGGCAAACATCGGCGCCAGCGCATCGACCGCGGCTTGCCGGCCATCGGGCAGGCCGGGGTTGTGCTGGATGTAATCCGGCTCGACATGCGCGGCGAATGCGCCGGCGACGTCGCGGTCGCGGTAGAAGCGCTCCACGAACGCGGTTATGGTGACGCGATTGTCCTCGGTTGATGCAGGTGATGCGGCGATGAGGCAGATCGCGGCAGCAACCGGGGCCCACCGCCTCACAGCGCGCCCTCCCGCAACAGCGATACCGCGTGATCGCAGGCGCGCGCGGTGAGTGCCATGTAGGTGAGCGACGGGTTCTGACAGGCGGACGAACTCATCTGGGCGCCATCGGTGACAAACAGGTTGGGAATCTCGTGCGCCTGGCTCCATTTGTTGAGCACCGAGGTGGCCGGATCATGGCCCATGCGCGCGCCCCCCATTTCGTGGATCGCCGATCCGCCGACGCCGGGCTGGTCGAAGCCCATAATCACATGGCCGCCCGCCGCTTCCATCATCGCCGCCGCTTCCGCCTTGGCATCGGCCAGCGCCAATCGCTCATTCTCGCCATGCTCGAAATGGATGTTGAGCTGCGGCAGCCCTTGCGGATCAAGCCTGGCTGGATCGAGGGTCAGCCGGTTGCTCGCGCGCGGCAGGCTCTCGGCGAAGCCGACGAACACCATCCGCCAAGGCCCGGTCTTGCGGTTCCGTTCCTTATAGGCCTTGCCGATACCGGCGGCGCGTTTCGCCGCGGTCCACCCGCTTTGCAACGCGCCCCCCTGAAAGCTGTAGCCGCGGGTAAAGGCGGCGTCGCGGCGATCGAGGTTGCGGAAGCGCGGGATGACGACGCCGGTCGGCCGGTTGCCGAAGGTCGTGCGATCGTCGAAGCCGGGAATGATCGCCATCGTCGACAGGGTCGAGGCATGGTCCATGATGTGCGTGCCGAGCACGCCACTGCCGTTGGCGAGACCGTTGGGAAAGGCCTCCGATCGCGAACGCAGCAGGATGTGGACGCTATTGAACGCGCCGGCATTGAGGAACACGATCCGCGCGCCATGGCGCTGACGCGCGCCCGTCTTGACGTCGATCGTGCGCACGCCGGTCACCCGCTTCGTCGCCGGATCATAGTCGACCGCCTCGACCAGCGCGTCGGTGATCAGCGTGAGATTGCCGGTCTTCTGCGCGGCGGGGAGGGTCGAACTCTGCGTGCTGAAATAGGCGCCATAGGAGCAGCCCCGCGCGCAGATCGAGCGGAACTGGCATGGCGCCCGCCCCTCCTTGGGCTGGGTGAGATTCGCCGTCCGTCCCACCGTCAGCCTCCGGTCGGGCCAGCGCGCCGAAATCACCTCGCGGACATGCTGCTCGACGACATTGAGCGCCATTGCCGGCTGGAACTTGCCATCGGGCAATGAGGCCAGCCCCTCCGCCGCGCCGGACACGCCGATGAACTCCTCGACATAGTCATACCACGGCGCGACGTCGGCATAGCGGATGGGCCAGTCGGTGCCATGGCCGTCCTGGCGGTTGGCGTCGAAATCATAGTCCGACCAGCGATAGCTCTGCCGGCCCCAGGTCAGTGACCGTCCGCCGAGTTGATAGCTGCGCCACCAGTTGAATTGCTTGCCTTCCGCCACCGCATAGGGATTTTCCCGATCGTTGACGAAATGGTTCTGGGTGAATTCGGTGAAGTGGCGGTTGAGCCGCTGCACCGCGTAATCCGCGGCATAGAGCCGGGCATCGCCCTCGCCGCGGAATTCCATTTCCCATGGCGCCTTGGTCTCGGTTTCATAGCCGGTGCCATGCTCGATCATGCGCCCGCGCTCGATCATCAGCACCTTGAGGCCTTTTTCGGTGAGTTCCTTCGCGGCCCACCCGCCGGTGATGCCCGAACCCACCACGATCGCGTCGAAATCCATGCTCATCCGAAATCCACCGCTGTCCAATCGCTCGACCAGGACCGGTTGTCGGCCGGCAAGGGCAGGTTCGGTTCCCACCGCCCCGGCACCAGTTCATATTGCAGTTCGCGGCTCGCCCCGATTTCGGACGTGTAATAGCCGGTCAGGATCAGCGCCTTGATCTTGCGCCAGGGATGGTCCTTCGCGTCCGCGCCGAAGGCGTCGGCATCATAGGCCTCCAGCACCGCGAACTGGCGGTCCTTCGCGAGCGACAAGAAGTCGCCGCGGCCAAGGCGATTGAGATCATGCGACACGGCATCGAGCAGCACCAGCCCTCCCCGTTTCCGGTCGCCGCCGGCGTTCGAAGCCGTATCTTCCAGACCGTGGATCAGTGCCATTTCGACGAAGGCGGGCACACCCGCCACCACCGCGCCGGCGGTATCGGTATTGGGCACGACGAGATCCGCGAGCCGCGTCAGCAGCAGCTTTTCCGACGCGGCCGCGCCATCCCCCTGCGCCGCGCGCGCGCGATCCCAGATGGCCAGCGGCGTGCCGGCCAGCACGCCCAGCACCAGAGCGCCGCCGAGGATCTGTCGCCTGTCGGGCCCGCCCGCGGGCGAATCTTCAACCGGCGATTGCGACACGTTGCCGCCTTGCGCTGCCATAACCTCTCCCGGCGACGGATCGCCTTGCCCGTTAACGAACTATAATTCTATTTCTGACATGGATCGGCGCCGCTGGCAACGGCTTCATGCGGCGGGCACGCTCGCAGGCGCGGATTCCCTGATACGCAGCCGTCGCGGAATCGCAAAGGCGCTGACGGCCACCCCAAGCAGACCGAGCACGATGCAGCCGCCCGATACGATGAAGGCCTGGATCGACGCCGCACCATCCCCACCCGTTGCTGCCTGGACCGCGAAGAACAATGTACCGATCGCCGCCGCGCCGATCGCGGCGCCAAGCTGTTGCGTCGCCTTGAGCAGGCCGGAGGCCGAGCCGGCATGGCCGACATCGACTTCGGACAAGGTGCAGGGCGGCAGCGGCCCGCCCGCCAGCCCCATGCCGAGCCCCATCATCAGCAGCGGCGGTGCCAGCATGAGCGGGTGCGTCAGCGTGGCGCCGGCGTACTGCATCAGGATCAGCAACCCGACCAGCGCCGCCGCCATCAGCAAAGCCCCCCAACTGACGATCACCGGGCCGAAGCGCGGCAGCGCCTTGCGCGAGAGCATGCCGATCGCGAAGGAGGCGCCGAACGCATAGGGCACATGCGCCAGCCCGACCGCGGCGGCGCTGAAGCCGAGGCCGCGCTGCAACGCCAGGGTGAGCGTGAACAGCAGGCCGCCCGTCGCCACCTGGAACAGCAATATCGTCACCAGCCCGGCGCTGAACGCACGGGCGCGGAACAGGTCCGGCACGATCAGCGCCGATCCGTCGCGCCGCATCCGGGCGATGCTGTATCGCGCCAGCAGCAGTGCGACCGGCACACTCGCGGCCATCATGGCGAACCCCCAGACCGGCCAGCCATAGAGCGGCCCCTGGATCAGCGGGAAGATCAACAGGAACAGCAGCAGCATCACCAGCACCGTTCCCACCATGTCGAGGCGCGGACGGCGGGCCGATCGGCCATCGGGCAGGATCCGCACGGCGCAGACGATCGCGACAATCCCCACCGGCACGTTGACGAGAAAGATCGGCCGCCATTCGAGACCGAACAGGTTGGCGCTGATCAGCACGCCGCCGATCACCGGCCCCAGCACCGCAGCCAGCCCGCCGAGAACGCCGAACAGCCCCAGCGGCGCCATCCTTTCATGGGGGGCGTACATGATCTGGGTCAGCGACATCACCTGCGGCAGCATGATCGCCGCCGATCCGCCTTGCAGCAGCCGCGCCGCGATCAACTGGTCGGGGTCCGCGGCGATGCCGCACAACAACGAGGTGAGCGTGAAGCCGGAAACGCCGATCAGGAAGGCACGCTTGTAGCCGAAAATGTCGCCAAGGCGCCCGCCGGTGATCAGCAGCAGCGCGAACAGCGTGGAATAGCCGGCGACCATCCATTGCACCTGCGCGTCGCTGGCGCCGAACCGCCCCTGCAAGGTCGGGATTGCGACGTTGATGATCGTCATGTCGACCAGATCGAGCACCATCGCGGTTGCGACGATCGCCAAGGCCAGCGTCCGCCGCCGGCCTGACAGTGCCGCCGATGCAACCGGATCCCCCCTATCCACGCCCATAGTGTCACCCACCCCTCCGCCCGCCCACCAATAAGCGAACGATGATTCTAATAATGGTGGATCGTCGATCCTGATCTTGCCGTCAACCCGTCGACAGGCATTGACACCATTGGCCTCCCCAAAATACGAACAAATATTATAATTTTGTTCGAGTCCATGCTCGGACCGATGGGAGAGTGATGCATGAAGAGGGTGCGGTGGACATGCGCAGGCATGGTGCTGGCTTTGGCAACGGGCGCGATGGCGCAAGTTATCGTTCAATCCCCGTATCGCCCGCCCGAGACGGTGCAGCCGATCGCGGTACCGATCGCGCCATCGAAAGAGCGGCTCAAGCTGCTCATCATCACCGGTCGCAGCAGCTACGAGCATGACTGGACGGGGGTGAACAACCTGCTGCGCAAGCAGCTGCAGGAGACCGGCCGGTTCGACGTGCGCGTCGTCGAGGATTTCGACAATGGCACGCTTGAAACCCTGAAGCCCTATGACGTCGTCCTGCTCAACTATCTGGGGCGCTGGAACTATGCCGACCCCGACGAGAAGCGCTGGAGTCCCGCGGCCGAGAAGGCCTTGTTCGACTATGTCAGCGCGGGCGGCGGCATCGTCGTCTACCACGCCTCGTTCAACATGGGCTCACCGAGCTGGCCCGAATTCGAGAAGCTCGCCGGCGGTGTGATGCGCCCTCAGGCGAAGAGCCGGCGTTCGCCGCCGGGCGGCTTCATGGTCCACGTCGTCGATCGCGGCCATCCGGTGACAAAGGGCATGCGCGAATATTTCTGGACGTTCAACGACGACATGTACACGAACATGCGGTTCGATCCGTCGGTGAAGATCCATGTGCTGGCGACCGCGCACGACGCCGCGGCGAGCTATGCCCCGGAGAAGGCCGGGCCCAAATATCCCGCTTATGCCTACACGGCCGACAAGCTTGGCAAGATGCAGGGCATGGACGCCGACCATCCGCAGGTATGGACCGCGGATTATGGCAAGGGCCGGGTCTTCGCGATCCCACTGGGCCACGGCCCCGACACGCTGCAGTATCAGGGCGTGCGCGGCCTCATCGCGCGCGGTGCCGAATGGGCCGCGACCGGCAAGGTGACCATCCCGGTGGAGACCGACGTCCGCGATTTCCCGATCGAACGCGAAGCGCCCGCCGGGAAATAGGCCAATGCGGGAGCGCGGCGTCCCCGCGCTCCCCGGCTCAGTTGCGCAGGCGAACCGCGGCGACCAGGCCCAGTAACGCGATCAGCAGCAGGTTCTGCCCGATCGCGCCACCCAGGTCACCGCGCAGCGCGTGGAAAAGGATCGCGACACATTGGTTGGCGATCAGCGCCACCGCGGCGCCGCCGATCCAACGGTCGCGGCCCGGCAACAGGCCGGGCAGCAGGAGCAGGGCTGCGCACAGCATCTCGCTGGCGCCCACGACGCGCGCCACCGGCGGCGCCAGCCCCGCCACCCACGCATGATGGCGTGCGAGATCGGCCATCGGCGCGGTCATCTTCATGAAACCGACGAAACCGAAAAATGCCGCCAGAGCGATCTGCGCAGCCCACGCGCCCCCCACCCGAATTCGTCGCATATCCTCTCCCTCCATTTTTTAGAATGATAGAACTTGTTCTGATATGGAGGGGCGAGCCGCGTCAATCATGATCTGTCCGCGCCAATTCCCCAGCGGCCGGGAAAATCGTCCCGCCAGTGCCGCAGCCGCATTGACAGCATTGAGCCCAATCAATAAACGAATATCAGTTCTAATTAGAGGCGACAGAGGAGTCGTCCGGCAGAGAGGAGCCCGCGCGCAGTGCGTTCACCGATCGATTTCGTCCGCCGGCTCTCGATGATGCCGCAGGGCGTCACCATCGTCATTGCCGGTTTCCTGCCCATTCTGGCCATCGTGTCGATGTTTCCGGCGATCCCCGCGATCATCGACCATTTCGCGGCGGACCCGGAAGCGCGCTGGAAGGTGCCGATGATGGTGTCGGCCCCCGGCCTGACCATCGCACTGGTCGCGCCCTTTGCGGGCTTTTTCGTCGACCGGTTCGGCCGTCGCCCGCTGCTGATCGGCGCGACGCTGCTTTACGGCATCGTCGGCACGGCCCCCTTCTTCCTCGACAGCCTCAACGCGCTGATCGCTTGCCGGCTGCTGCTCGGCGTGGCGGAAGCTGCGATCCTCACCACCGTCAACACGCTGATCGCCGACTATTGGGACGATCGCGGCCGCAAGGACTGGCTGTTCCTGCAGGGCATCGCCGGGCCATTCCTGGCGTCAGGCGTGATCCTGGTGGCGGGCGCCGCCTCATCGGTACGTTGGAACGGCATCTTCCTGGTCTACGCGGTCGCTTTTCCGATCTTCCTCGCGATGCTGCTCTGGCTGTTCGAGCCGCGCCGGCCTGAAAGCGAGGTTGCGATCACCGCCGGAGCCCGCGAACCGCGGGTGCGTACGCCCTTCCCCGCCGCGTCGGTAACGTTGATCGGTTCGGTCACGCTGGTCGCCTCGGCGCTCTATTATGTGTTCATCATCAGCGGATCGCTCGCCTGGCGCGAGATCGGCGTGATGGATCCGGCGCGCATCGGCCAGTTGACCGCCATTCCCAGCTTGTTCGTCATGCTGGGCGCGCTGGTCTTCCGCCTGATGGGCGGCAAGCCGCATGCGGTCCAGCTCGTCACGTTCTTCCTGCTGCTCGGTGTCGGCCTTGCCGGCATCGGCCTGGCATCGGACTGGCGCTGGATGGTGATCGCGCTGATGGTGCAACAGACCGGCGCGGGCATGGCCGTCCCCACCATCATCGCGTGGGCGCAGACCAGATTGCCGTTCGAGCATCGCGGTCGCGGCATGGGCGTATGGACCGCCTGCTTCTTCTTCGGCCAGTTCTCCAGCCCGTGGCTGGTGCACCAGGCTGAAAACCTCGTCGGATCCATGCAGGGCGCGTTCCTCGCAGCGGGTCTGGTAGGCGTCATCGCCGCCATCGTCATCGGCGCCGCGCGAACCCTGCGCGCGCCCGTTTCCCCCATCGCCGTCGCGGAGTGATTATGACAAGCGAGATCAAGCGGGGCGTCAGCCTCTACAGTTTCCAGCACGAGACCTTCCAGGGCAAGATGAGCCTGGAGGACTGCTTCCGGACCTGCGCCGAGATGGGCGCGCTGGGCGTCGAGATCATCGGCGAGCAGACTTTCTGGGGCTGGCCCGAGGTCGGCGTCGAGGATGCCAAGATCGACGAATGGCACGGTCTGGTCGCCAAATATGGCGCGACGCCGGTCAGCCATGACTTCATGCTCGATTACAAGCGCTACAAGGGCCGGCCGATGCCGTTCGAGGAGCAGGTGGCAAGCGTCCGCAAGGATATCGACTTCGGCGCGCGCCTCGGCATGAAATATATCCGCGCGCTGGTTTCGATCGCACCCGAAGTGCTGGTCGCCGCCGCCCCCTACGCCGAGGAGAAGGGCATCAAGATCCTGATCGAGGTCCACGCCCCGCTGCACTTCGACCATCCCTGGATCATCCGCCATGCCGAGGCCTTCGAAAAGTCGAGCTCGGATGCGCTGGGCTTCCTGCCCGACATGGGCATGTTCCTGTTCAAGTTTCCGCCGGTGTGGAAGGAGCGCTTCATCCGCAACGGCGTGCCGCAGCACATCGCCGACTATATCGAGACGGCCTATGAGGATCGCGTCCTCAGCGAATATGTGATCCTGAACGTGCGTGAGATGGGCGGTGAGGGTGCTGCGCTCGGCATGGCCGAGACGCTGCGCCACAATGCAGCGTTCGAACCCAAGCGAATGCTCGACTTCATGCCGCGCATCCATAACGTCCATGGCAAATTCTACCAGATGGACGAGGATCTGGTCGAACCGTCGATCCCCTATGACGAGATCGTTCGCGTGCTCAAGCAGGGCGGCTACACCGGCTACATCTGCTCGGAATATGAGGGCAATCGCTGGATCGAGGATGCCCACGAGGTCGATTCGGTCGAGCAGGTCCGTCGCCAGCAGGAAATGCTCAAGCGCCTGATCGGCGAACCCGCCCCCACCGCGCTCGCCGCCTGAAGGAGATACCGATCATGTTCGACAAGATGATGCTGTGCGACGAGGGCTTCGAGAATATCGTCGAGAATGGCGAAACCATCGGCTTCGCGCTCCTCGCGCGCCTGCCCTATTATCGTGGCCTCGGCCTTTCGATGATCGAGGATATCGGGCTCACCGTGGATGGCGTGCCCGTTGCGCGGGGCGACGTGCGCTTTTCGGTGCGTGGGCGGAGCTGGACGCTGGATGAGATGGAAACCGAATATGGTGACCGCTGGAACTTCGGCGAGAAGGCGAAGGTGACTGTGCTGCGTCCCGGCGGCCTGACGCCCGGCGCGCACAAGGTGGAGATCGCGGTGCGCATGCGCGTGTCCTACCTGCCGTTCGTGCCGACCACGAAGACCGGCCGCGAACTCCAGCTCGCCGCCTGACGCGTCGATCGATCGCGGCGGCGCGCGCCGCCGCGATCGACACCGCCGATCATCAACGGACCGGGCGGGCCAGCGTGACGCGCGCCGACCGCGGTCGTGCGGTCGATTGGGGAAACATCAGATGCGTAGCACACTCCGGTCATTTGCGATCGCCCGCATGGCGTTGGCGCCAAGTGGCGCAAGCCCGTCCACGGTCGCGCAGCCAGTGCCACCCCTCACCCTGCCGGTGACCGGAGAGGATATGTTCGCCGGCGGCGCCGCGCCGGTTCCCTGGCGTGCCAGCGCAGGGTACGGCATCAAGTGGCGGACGGATCGGGAACCGTCATGGGCATGAGCCAGGAAATCTGGGTCTCCCCCGCGGCGGTGCAGCTGCAGGAACAGGGGCCCGACTATCTCGACATCGTCGACGATCAGCCCTGGTCGGCGCAGTCCGGGTTCCACCGCGGCTTCTCATCCAGCTTCCGCATTCGCCCCGATCGGAAGCTGTGGTTCCACTTTCCCTTTCAGCTGCCGACGCAGGTAACCGTCCATCGCGCGCTGCTGCTGTGGGAAGCCGAGGGTGATGCCGCCATCAACTGGGTGTGCGTCCATCATGGCGGCATGCAGCGCCAGCATCTGTTCGAGCCGGGCACGGCGCTGAGCGGAACGCCGGTTCCGTTCGATCCGCCGGAACAATGGCGCCATTTCTATCCGGCGTCGCATCGGCTGCTCAGCGACCTGCCGATCGCTCCGGCGATCGACAGCCGGTTCGGCGTTCAGCTCTGCGTGCTGGCGCAGGGACCAGGAGTGGTCCGCTTCTACGGCGCCGGGTTGCGTATCCTCGCGCCCTGATCGCGCGCACCACGGTCAACGTGCGGGCGCGCGCAGGAAGGCAGCGCACATGATCGCCAGATCCTCCTTCAATTCCTCCCAATTGCCCTGGTTCGCGGCTTCCGGCGAGGATCCGAGGCCGAGGAAGCGCGCCAGCGTGTAGTAGATCATGCGAAACGCGTTGCCGACCAGCCGCTCATGGTCGGGTCGACCGAATTCGTCCGAGTAACGCAGCATCTGCGCCTGCGCTTCGGCGCTCAGCTTCTCGGCCGAACTGCGGCCAAGCGCCGACATCGAATCATCGTAAATCGCGCGAAACATGATCGGACGCAGCACCGGACTGTAATCCTTGAGCAGCTCGGCATAGGCATGGATGAAATAATAGGTGTAATCGTCGAGCGTGGCGGATTTGCCCGCGACTTCGGCCATCATCCTGTCCTGGTCCTCGCCGATCCGGGCGAGCACCCGGCCGTGGACGGCGCGGATCAAATCGTCCTTGCTGTCGAAGCGCAGGTAGATCGATCCGATCGAAACCTTGCCCGCCTTGCTCACCTCGGTCAGCGTGAAATCGTCGTTGCCGCGCTTCACCATCAGCTTTTCCGCGGCGGTCAGCATCCGTTCGTAGGAGGCGCGGCTGCGCCCCTGCTGGGGTTCGCGGCTTACTTCGGCTGCCGCCGAAATAGAATCGCTCTTCGTTTTCGCTGTTGACACCGGCGGCATATCAATCCTATCACCAATAAGAACGATGGTTCTAATTATGCTATCATTCTGGAAGCATCGAGAGCCAATGTAAACAAGCCGGCCACCGCAGCGCCAATGAGCGCGATTTGGAGGGGACAATGCGTTTTTCGGTGTTTCTCAACGCGCGGTCGATGGCGCCCAGCGAGGATCGCAAACTGATCCAGGACCTCACGGCGCATGCCACCAGGGCCGCCGCACTGGGTTTCGACGCGATCTTTATGCCCGACCATCATTTCAACGGCTATATGCCGATCGCGTCCGACAGCTACATGTATGCGGCCTATCTCGCTGCGCGTCTGCCGCAGATGCATTTCGGTTTCTCCGTGACTTCGGTGCCGCTCCATCATCCGGTCCGCTTTGTCGAGAGGATCAACATCCTCGATCAACTCACCGATGGCAAACTGCTGATCGGTGTCGGCAGTGGAACGACGCCGGAAGAGATGATCGGCTTCGGCGTCAACTATCGCGAGTCCGGCGCGATTTCGGAAAACAACCTCGCGATCGCCGAACAACTCTGGGCGAAGCGGATGGACGATCCCGCGGTGGAGATCGATAATGGGCCGCACAAGGGCCGCGTGCTGCAGCGGATCGCGCCGGCACCCTATACGCCCCGCCATGCCAGGTTGATGCCTGTCGCGATGAAGGAAGCGAGCGCGCGCCGCGCCGCCGAAAATGGCTGGCCGGCCTTCATCCCCGCTTTCACCCCGCCGCAGATCGGCGGCACCGAACCGATGAAGCATGTCGCCAAATTCTTCGGCATCTATCGCCGGATGCTCGAAGAGGCGGGCCATGCGCCCGAGGTGGTCGCCGATGCGCTCGGCTGGACGACGCATACCTACCAGGTCGTCCATGTCGCCGAGACCGACGCGCAGGCGCGCGCGGAGCTGGAGGTCATCCTGCGATCCTATCAGGACGCGATCGAGCGCGAGAACGAGTATAACCGCCGCGCGGAATCGGACGATGCCAACAAGAAGACCGATCGCACGCCCAACGCGCTGACCGACGACTGGATCGGCACCTGGTGTCTCTACGGATCGCCCGAGACGGTGATCGAGCATCTGGCGCCCTATGCGGAGCTCGGGATCGGCAACATCCTGTGTGGCACCACCACCGGGCCGCTGACCGAGGAGCGGCTGCGGCTGGGCGACCAGACGCTGCGGCTTCTGTCTGAAAAGGTGATGCCAGCGTTCAAGCCGGCGATCCCGTCGTCGGTGGCCGCGGAATAGATCCGAACGGGCAAGCGGCCCTCGAGACGGCCGCCCCGAGCATGAGGAGAGAATGATGGCCAGTTCCCCTGCCGCCACGCGCCGGCGCATCGTCGGACTGGGCGGGACGTTCCGGCAGGCGTCGTCGAGCGAAAGGATCGTCCGTGCGATCCTCGCCGAGTGCGCGGCACTGGGCGCGGAGACGATCATGTTCGACGGGCCCGCGCTCGCGCGGCTGCCGCACTACAATCCCGAGCATCCTGACCGCACGCCGGAAGAAGCCGCGCTTGTCGAGGCGATGCGAGGTGCGGACGGGATCGTGATCGGCAGCCCCGGCTATCATGGCGGCTATTCGGGTCTGGTGAAGAACGCGATCGACCTGCTGGAAGATCTGCGGCCGGACGCGCGCACCTATTTCGACGGGCGTCCGGTCGGCCTTGCGGTCACCGCCGCCGGCTGGCAGGCGTGCGGCACGACGTTGTCGGCGCTGCGCGATGTGATCCACGCGATGCGCGGCTGGCCGACGCCGGTCGGGATCGCGATCAATTCGGTGGAGCAGCGGCCGTTCGGGCCCGACGGCATGATCGTCGACGAGACGGTCGCCCGCGCCATACGCGCGCAGGCCGAACAGATCATGCGCTTCACGATGATGGAGGCCGCAGCGTGATTTCGGGACTTTCGATCGAACAGCGCGTGGCGATGAGCGCCGGCGCGACGATGTGGACGACCGTCGGCTATCCCGACGCCGGCATCCCGTCGCTGGCGATGGCCGATGGCCCGATGGGCATTGCCAGCGGCCGTGTCGACGAGCGCGATGTCGCGCTGCTCTGCCCCTGCCCCACCGCGCTCGGCGCCAGCTGGGATGTCGACCTGTGCGAACGCGTCGGCACGCTGGTGGGCGGTGAAGCGATCCGCATGGGCGTCGACATGGTGCTGGCGCCCAACGTCAACCTTGCGCGCAGCCCGCTGTCCGGTCGCGCGTTCGAATATTATTCGGAAGAGCCGGTGCTGGCCGGCATCATCGGCGCGGCGTGGGTGACGGGGCTGCAGGCGACGGGCACCGCCGCGGTCGTCAAGCACCTCGTCTGCAACGACAGCGAGACGGATCGCGACCGGATGAACGCGGTTGTCGACGAACGCACGTTGCGCGAGATCTATCTGCTGCCGTTCGAACTCTGCGCGGACGCCGGCGCGGGCGGCATGCTCACCGCCTATAACCGCCTCAACGGTGACTGGTGCGCCGAGCAGCACCATGTGATCACGACGATCGTGAAGCAGGAATGGCGGTTTCCGGGCGTCATGATGAGCGACTGGTTCGGCACGCATTCGACCGTCGCGACGCTGCGTGCCGGCCTCGATCTCGAAATGCCCGGCCCGGCCCGCTTCCTGGGGTTCAAGGCGGCCGAGGCGGTCGCGCAAGGCCTCGTCGATGCCGACCGCGCGACCGATGCCGCGGCGCGGGTCGCCGCTGCGGCGGCCCGCTTCACGGGCGGCAAGCGCAGTCCGATCACCGGAGCGGCAGCGGATGCGCTGCTTGTCGAGGCTGCCGCGGCCGGCTTCGTGCTGCTCAAGAATGAGGCGCAGTTGCTGCCGCTGGTGCCGGGTCGCACCCCGCATATCGCCATTATCGGCCCCAATGCGGCGGCGCCCTGCTATCAGGGCGGCACCTTCGCCAAGATCGCGGTCGCGCCCGATGCTGCGCGGCCGTTGGAAGCGATCGTGGCGCGCTACGCCGGTCATGCCCGGATCGACTATGAGCCCGGCGTCGACCCGCAGCCGCGCCTGCCGTCGATGCCGGTGCGCCCCGCGCGTAATATTGGCGACGGTCGCGACAGCGGCATGACCATCGATTACTTTGACGGCCAGTCGCCCGATGCGCGGCTGATCGCCAGCGAGACCCGCGACACCAATTCGCTGGTCTGGTTCGCGGGCGTGCATGACGATGTCGCAGCGCTCGACCGGCCGGCGCGGATCGTCGCGCGCGGTATCTTCCGTGCG
The window above is part of the Sphingomonas sanxanigenens DSM 19645 = NX02 genome. Proteins encoded here:
- a CDS encoding nuclear transport factor 2 family protein, translating into MRRWAPVAAAICLIAASPASTEDNRVTITAFVERFYRDRDVAGAFAAHVEPDYIQHNPGLPDGRQAAVDALAPMFARAGSRFEVRHLLVDGDLALVHLFGQGDPATPGAAVADIYRLQKGRIVEHWDVLQPIAAGSNPMGAPTRPAARPEPGTASRNRQRFAAFLDLLFNKKQPDRAYTRFATKTMIQHNQRLGQGRDATIAALKALFANPDASFAVQRVLVDGDLAAVHYRGKLSRDDRGASVVELFRFADGKIVEHWDVFQPVPDRSLNPHPMF
- a CDS encoding GMC oxidoreductase; amino-acid sequence: MSMDFDAIVVGSGITGGWAAKELTEKGLKVLMIERGRMIEHGTGYETETKAPWEMEFRGEGDARLYAADYAVQRLNRHFTEFTQNHFVNDRENPYAVAEGKQFNWWRSYQLGGRSLTWGRQSYRWSDYDFDANRQDGHGTDWPIRYADVAPWYDYVEEFIGVSGAAEGLASLPDGKFQPAMALNVVEQHVREVISARWPDRRLTVGRTANLTQPKEGRAPCQFRSICARGCSYGAYFSTQSSTLPAAQKTGNLTLITDALVEAVDYDPATKRVTGVRTIDVKTGARQRHGARIVFLNAGAFNSVHILLRSRSEAFPNGLANGSGVLGTHIMDHASTLSTMAIIPGFDDRTTFGNRPTGVVIPRFRNLDRRDAAFTRGYSFQGGALQSGWTAAKRAAGIGKAYKERNRKTGPWRMVFVGFAESLPRASNRLTLDPARLDPQGLPQLNIHFEHGENERLALADAKAEAAAMMEAAGGHVIMGFDQPGVGGSAIHEMGGARMGHDPATSVLNKWSQAHEIPNLFVTDGAQMSSSACQNPSLTYMALTARACDHAVSLLREGAL
- a CDS encoding gluconate 2-dehydrogenase subunit 3 family protein; translated protein: MAAQGGNVSQSPVEDSPAGGPDRRQILGGALVLGVLAGTPLAIWDRARAAQGDGAAASEKLLLTRLADLVVPNTDTAGAVVAGVPAFVEMALIHGLEDTASNAGGDRKRGGLVLLDAVSHDLNRLGRGDFLSLAKDRQFAVLEAYDADAFGADAKDHPWRKIKALILTGYYTSEIGASRELQYELVPGRWEPNLPLPADNRSWSSDWTAVDFG
- a CDS encoding MFS transporter, with translation MAIVATAMVLDLVDMTIINVAIPTLQGRFGASDAQVQWMVAGYSTLFALLLITGGRLGDIFGYKRAFLIGVSGFTLTSLLCGIAADPDQLIAARLLQGGSAAIMLPQVMSLTQIMYAPHERMAPLGLFGVLGGLAAVLGPVIGGVLISANLFGLEWRPIFLVNVPVGIVAIVCAVRILPDGRSARRPRLDMVGTVLVMLLLFLLIFPLIQGPLYGWPVWGFAMMAASVPVALLLARYSIARMRRDGSALIVPDLFRARAFSAGLVTILLFQVATGGLLFTLTLALQRGLGFSAAAVGLAHVPYAFGASFAIGMLSRKALPRFGPVIVSWGALLMAAALVGLLILMQYAGATLTHPLMLAPPLLMMGLGMGLAGGPLPPCTLSEVDVGHAGSASGLLKATQQLGAAIGAAAIGTLFFAVQAATGGDGAASIQAFIVSGGCIVLGLLGVAVSAFAIPRRLRIRESAPASVPAA
- a CDS encoding ThuA domain-containing protein, encoding MAQVIVQSPYRPPETVQPIAVPIAPSKERLKLLIITGRSSYEHDWTGVNNLLRKQLQETGRFDVRVVEDFDNGTLETLKPYDVVLLNYLGRWNYADPDEKRWSPAAEKALFDYVSAGGGIVVYHASFNMGSPSWPEFEKLAGGVMRPQAKSRRSPPGGFMVHVVDRGHPVTKGMREYFWTFNDDMYTNMRFDPSVKIHVLATAHDAAASYAPEKAGPKYPAYAYTADKLGKMQGMDADHPQVWTADYGKGRVFAIPLGHGPDTLQYQGVRGLIARGAEWAATGKVTIPVETDVRDFPIEREAPAGK
- a CDS encoding DoxX family protein; translation: MRRIRVGGAWAAQIALAAFFGFVGFMKMTAPMADLARHHAWVAGLAPPVARVVGASEMLCAALLLLPGLLPGRDRWIGGAAVALIANQCVAILFHALRGDLGGAIGQNLLLIALLGLVAAVRLRN